GTAAATAATCATAAACAAACGACTGTATTTGGGGCTGCATTGTTATATGATGAAATTGCTGAGACGTTTATGTGGTTATTTGATAATAGAAGCAATGTCtggaaaaaaaaccaaaaactaTTCTTACCGGTCAAGAAGCAGCAATGGCAAAAGCATTAAGATCCCAATGGCCAGAAACTTGTCATCGCTTATGTATTTGGCATATGTATCAAAATGCAGCAAAACACTTGAGTAGTGTTTTTGAAAGATTTCGTGAGTTTGCAACTGATTTTGGAAATTGCATTTATGAATATGATGAAGAATGTGAATTCATTGAGGCTTGGGGGAACATGCTTGGGAAATATAATCTTGAAAATAATGAATGGTTGGCACAACAGTTCAAACTGAAGGAGAAATGGGCTTTGGTATATGGAAGAGAGGCTTTTTGTGCAAATATGACTACTACTCAACGAAGTGAAAGCATGAATAATGTACTTAAAAAGTATGTTAGCTATCAACACACTATGTTGCAGTTTTTTCAACATTTTGAGAGGTTGATCGATGATCGTCGTTATGAAGAGTTAAAAGCAGACTTTAAAGTTAGCCAACGTAATTTAGCACCATCACTTCCAATTGAAATTTTGAATCATGCAGCAACTGAATACACCCCTGCAGTGTTGAGAATGTTTGAAGTTGAGTTTTCAAAGGCTTATAACTGTGCGATGGAACTTCGTACTGAGCAAGGAGCGGTTACATAATATAAGCTTACTCCAAATGGTAAGTATTTTCACCACATAGTTAAATATGACTCATCTGTTAATACGGTGATATGTAGTTGCAAGAAGTTTGAGTTTGCAGGAATATTGTGCTCACATATCCTTAAGGTTTTCTCATTTCATAATGTTGTGAAAATACCATctcaatacattttaaagaggTGGACAAAGTATGCAAAGATGGGAGTTACAAGTAGTACACCTGAGATAAGACAAGGAGATGATCCTAAAGTATCTTTGGCATTACGTTATCAAGATTTATCCAGGTCTTACAATCATATTGTAACAAGGGCATCAACAACTGAAAAAACCTATAAACTTGCAAGAGATGTTTTTAAAAGACTTTCAGAAGATGTTGATGCATGTTTGAAAGAAGAAACAGTTCAAAGCAAAGAGGAGAATCATACAGCCAATGAAATTAATGCAACAATAAAAGGTATAAAATCAAATAACAAGAGAGTTCGTGGTAGTTCTTCACGTCCAAAGAGTGCTCTTGAAAAAATGCGGAAGAAGACCAAAGTTTCCAAAAAAAATTCATCTACAAAACAGGTACTTATTCTTGGTTTCTTTTTACCAGTTTATATTTTTGATCATgtaaacaatattaaaaattacatattttatctTGTAGGTTTCACAAGACTTTAACAACAATGATCAAGTCAATAGTTATATACCACTCTCTCAATCAGACTTGTCATTCTCCGCACCATCATTTAATCATAATCATGTAacagattttatatatttttttaaaat
This region of Cannabis sativa cultivar Pink pepper isolate KNU-18-1 chromosome 7, ASM2916894v1, whole genome shotgun sequence genomic DNA includes:
- the LOC133039640 gene encoding protein FAR-RED IMPAIRED RESPONSE 1-like; this encodes MAKALRSQWPETCHRLCIWHMYQNAAKHLSSVFERFREFATDFGNCIYEYDEECEFIEAWGNMLGKYNLENNEWLAQQFKLKEKWALVYGREAFCANMTTTQRSESMNNVLKKYVSYQHTMLQFFQHFERLIDDRRYEELKADFKVSQRNLAPSLPIEILNHAATEYTPAVLRICKKFEFAGILCSHILKVFSFHNVVKIPSQYILKRWTKYAKMGVTSSTPEIRQGDDPKVSLALRYQDLSRSYNHIVTRASTTEKTYKLARDVFKRLSEDVDACLKEETVQSKEENHTANEINATIKGIKSNNKRVRGSSSRPKSALEKMRKKTKVSKKNSSTKQVSQDFNNNDQVNSYIPLSQSDLSFSAPSFNHNHINDTPEISNVRASMTELLLQAEKASTRFI